The following are encoded together in the Pseudomonas xantholysinigenes genome:
- a CDS encoding LysR family transcriptional regulator produces MKTRSEELLVFVAVIDCGSISAAAEQMGQTPSAVSRTLSRLEGKLGTTLVNRTTRRMDLTEEGRFFLERARVILEQMDDMEERLSMNRQTPSGRLRINAAAPFMLHAILPWIGEFRQQYPAIELELNTDDLIIDLLEQSTDVAIRIGELADSSLHARSLGCSPVQVLASPEYLARHGTPEQVEDLSGHNLLGFSSPESLNQWPLRHAQGDRWPIRPQLIASSGETLRQLAIAGEGIVSLSHFMTHEDIRAGRLQVLLGEHNNGYRQPIHAVYYRNTQLALRIQCFLDFIQKKLAIYAC; encoded by the coding sequence GTGAAAACCCGATCCGAAGAGCTCCTGGTATTCGTCGCCGTCATCGATTGCGGCTCGATCTCCGCCGCCGCCGAGCAGATGGGCCAGACCCCATCGGCGGTCAGCCGCACCTTGTCGCGGTTGGAGGGCAAGCTGGGCACCACCCTGGTCAACCGCACCACCCGACGCATGGACCTGACCGAGGAGGGTCGATTTTTCCTCGAGCGCGCCCGGGTGATCCTCGAGCAGATGGACGACATGGAAGAGCGCCTGTCGATGAATCGCCAGACCCCGTCCGGGCGCCTGCGCATCAACGCCGCCGCGCCGTTCATGCTGCACGCGATCCTGCCGTGGATCGGTGAGTTCCGCCAGCAATACCCCGCCATCGAGCTGGAGCTCAATACCGACGACCTGATCATCGACCTGCTGGAGCAGAGCACCGATGTGGCCATCCGCATCGGTGAGCTGGCCGACTCCAGCCTGCACGCCCGCTCGCTGGGCTGCAGCCCGGTGCAGGTCCTGGCCAGCCCCGAGTACCTGGCGCGCCACGGCACGCCGGAACAGGTCGAGGACCTCAGCGGGCACAACCTGCTGGGTTTCAGTTCGCCCGAATCGCTCAATCAATGGCCGCTGCGCCACGCCCAGGGCGACCGTTGGCCGATTCGCCCGCAGTTGATCGCCTCCAGCGGCGAGACCTTGCGCCAGCTGGCCATCGCTGGCGAGGGCATTGTCAGCCTGTCGCATTTCATGACCCACGAGGACATCCGTGCCGGCCGCCTGCAGGTGCTGCTCGGCGAGCACAACAACGGCTACCGCCAGCCGATCCATGCGGTGTACTACCGCAACACCCAGCTGGCGCTGCGCATCCAGTGCTTCCTCGACTTCATCCAGAAAAAACTGGCGATCTACGCCTGCTGA
- a CDS encoding NAD(P)H-dependent oxidoreductase — MKKILLLNGGKRFAHSDGRLNQTLHDAALVHLDRAGHDLRETFIDGGYDAQVEVEKFLWADVVIYQMPGWWMGAPWTVKQYIDEVFTAGHGRLYANDGRTRADNSQKYGSGGLVHGKQYMLSLTWNAPQQAFDDPEDFFEGKGVDALYFAFHKANQFLGMTALPTYLAVDVMKRPDVPAALAAYEQHLTEVLGKGR; from the coding sequence ATGAAAAAGATCCTCCTGCTCAACGGCGGCAAGCGTTTCGCCCACTCCGATGGCCGCCTCAACCAGACCTTGCACGATGCGGCGCTGGTCCATCTGGACCGAGCCGGTCACGACCTGCGGGAGACCTTCATCGACGGTGGCTACGACGCGCAGGTGGAGGTGGAGAAGTTCCTCTGGGCCGATGTGGTGATCTACCAGATGCCAGGTTGGTGGATGGGGGCGCCATGGACCGTGAAGCAGTACATTGACGAGGTGTTCACCGCTGGCCACGGCCGCCTTTACGCCAACGATGGCCGCACCCGCGCGGACAACTCGCAGAAATACGGCAGCGGCGGCCTGGTGCACGGCAAGCAGTACATGCTGTCGCTGACCTGGAACGCCCCGCAGCAGGCCTTCGACGACCCGGAGGATTTCTTCGAGGGCAAAGGCGTGGATGCGCTGTACTTTGCCTTCCACAAGGCCAACCAGTTCCTCGGCATGACGGCCTTGCCGACCTACCTGGCCGTGGATGTGATGAAGCGCCCGGATGTACCGGCGGCGTTGGCGGCTTATGAGCAACATTTGACCGAGGTGTTGGGCAAGGGCCGCTAA
- a CDS encoding putative quinol monooxygenase: MPQPHAFILKAKTRPEQAEAFEQLFRPCVEPSRQEPGCLEYHMLRDQQDPSLFVFFEVWASQADLDVHLALPHMRAFFEKRMDYLERDFEIQALDMLSASSANR; encoded by the coding sequence ATGCCCCAGCCACACGCCTTCATCCTCAAAGCCAAGACCCGTCCGGAACAGGCCGAAGCCTTCGAGCAATTGTTCCGCCCCTGTGTCGAGCCCAGCCGCCAGGAACCGGGCTGCCTCGAGTACCACATGCTGCGCGACCAGCAAGACCCGAGCCTGTTCGTATTCTTCGAAGTCTGGGCGAGCCAGGCCGACCTGGACGTGCATCTGGCCCTGCCGCACATGCGTGCGTTCTTCGAAAAGCGCATGGACTACCTGGAGCGTGATTTCGAGATCCAGGCGCTCGACATGCTCAGTGCCTCGTCGGCTAACCGTTGA
- a CDS encoding sulfite exporter TauE/SafE family protein, with protein sequence MNTVFSFYQDMGPGQTLLAILTFLLAGVVKGVIGLGLPTVAMGLLGLTMPTVQAAALLIVPSTLTNLWQLASGGQLAALWRRLSWMLLATFLGTLFGSAWQGLDSGPWAAHALGGALLLYALHGLSGRGWRIAPAHERWLGPLCGLLTGMVTAATGVFVMPAVPYLQGLGLDREALVQALGLSFSVSTLALAIGLAGQDALGGQALGASLLMLAPALLGMFIGQWLRGRISAVLFKRCFFIGMALLGSHLLING encoded by the coding sequence ATGAATACCGTCTTCTCGTTCTACCAGGATATGGGGCCAGGCCAGACGCTGCTGGCGATACTGACGTTCTTGCTGGCCGGCGTGGTCAAGGGCGTGATCGGCCTTGGCCTGCCGACTGTCGCCATGGGGCTGCTTGGTTTGACTATGCCTACGGTGCAGGCAGCGGCGCTGTTGATCGTGCCTTCGACGCTGACCAACCTTTGGCAGTTGGCCAGCGGTGGCCAGCTGGCGGCCTTGTGGCGGCGGCTGAGCTGGATGTTGCTGGCGACTTTCCTCGGGACCTTGTTCGGCAGTGCCTGGCAGGGGCTCGACAGTGGCCCGTGGGCCGCCCATGCATTGGGTGGCGCGTTGCTGCTCTATGCCCTGCATGGGCTGAGCGGTCGCGGTTGGCGGATCGCCCCCGCCCATGAGCGCTGGCTGGGGCCGTTGTGCGGGCTGCTGACAGGCATGGTGACCGCGGCCACCGGCGTGTTCGTGATGCCCGCGGTGCCTTACCTGCAGGGGCTGGGGCTCGACCGCGAGGCGCTGGTCCAGGCGCTGGGCTTGTCGTTCAGTGTCTCGACCCTGGCACTGGCCATCGGCCTGGCTGGCCAGGATGCGCTGGGCGGCCAGGCGTTGGGGGCGTCACTGCTGATGCTGGCGCCGGCCTTGCTCGGCATGTTCATCGGACAATGGTTGCGGGGCCGGATCAGCGCGGTGTTGTTCAAGCGCTGCTTCTTCATCGGCATGGCGCTGCTGGGCAGTCACCTGCTGATCAACGGTTAG
- a CDS encoding LysR substrate-binding domain-containing protein yields the protein MHFDLIDLKLFQHTLECGNITAGAQRSHLSLPAASARIRAMEASLGIPLLERNRRGVQATPAGQALLLHARLIAQQIERLQYDLWQYAQGQQGQIRLLCNTAALTEYLPELLASHLARHPGISIDVQELPSLRIVQSVTQGMADLGIVSDAAPCDHLQTLDFRDDPLVLLTPPGHPLASRPAPRFADCLDHGHVCLGAGSALALHLEEQALHLGRRLQVRVRAEGFDGVIRMVAGGAGVGVVPRAAVLRWHGRLALHWVALQDAWANRRLRLCARDFSALPGFTRELVAHLRAR from the coding sequence ATGCATTTCGACCTGATCGACCTCAAGCTGTTCCAGCACACCCTGGAGTGCGGCAACATCACAGCTGGCGCCCAGCGCAGCCACTTGTCCCTGCCAGCGGCCAGCGCGCGTATCCGCGCAATGGAGGCGTCACTCGGCATCCCCCTGCTCGAGCGCAACCGCCGCGGTGTCCAGGCCACGCCCGCCGGGCAGGCCCTGCTGCTGCATGCCCGGCTGATCGCCCAGCAGATTGAGCGCCTGCAGTACGACCTCTGGCAATACGCCCAGGGCCAGCAGGGCCAGATACGTCTGCTATGCAACACCGCGGCCTTGACCGAGTACCTGCCGGAGCTGCTGGCCAGCCACCTGGCGCGCCACCCGGGGATCAGCATCGATGTCCAGGAGTTGCCCAGCCTGCGGATCGTCCAGTCAGTCACCCAAGGCATGGCCGACCTGGGGATAGTGTCCGACGCCGCCCCCTGTGATCACCTACAGACCCTGGACTTTCGCGACGATCCACTGGTATTGCTGACGCCGCCCGGGCATCCCCTGGCCAGTCGCCCGGCCCCAAGGTTTGCCGATTGTCTTGATCACGGGCACGTTTGCCTGGGCGCCGGCAGCGCCTTGGCCCTGCATCTGGAAGAGCAGGCCCTGCACCTGGGCCGGCGCTTGCAGGTGCGAGTCCGCGCCGAAGGCTTCGACGGGGTGATCCGCATGGTCGCCGGCGGCGCCGGGGTGGGTGTCGTGCCACGGGCGGCGGTGCTGCGCTGGCACGGCCGGCTGGCCTTGCACTGGGTCGCCCTGCAGGATGCCTGGGCCAATCGCCGTCTGCGCCTGTGCGCGCGCGACTTCAGCGCCCTGCCCGGCTTCACCCGGGAACTGGTCGCGCATTTGCGAGCTCGCTGA
- a CDS encoding LysE family translocator: protein MVPLALSAGPGNLMVATSGAQSGVRRSVKFIVGLDATYFLIAVLVGLGLYHTIMASPNLMWVLRVAGSLYILWLGIKLIIRPMRKAGDRQLDLQFRDGIIVQLGNVQGLVMLLVMFSTFIPAGTSNSGAVLALSLALILVNFTAHIIWVSMGATIQRLLAVRPGLLKAQNVVFGLMLIAVAAWIFVRTSNL, encoded by the coding sequence ATGGTGCCCCTGGCCCTGAGCGCCGGCCCCGGCAACCTCATGGTGGCGACCTCCGGCGCGCAAAGCGGCGTGCGCCGCTCGGTCAAGTTCATCGTCGGCCTCGATGCCACCTACTTCCTGATCGCCGTGCTGGTGGGCCTGGGGCTCTATCACACGATCATGGCCAGCCCCAACCTGATGTGGGTGCTACGGGTGGCCGGCAGCCTGTACATCCTCTGGCTGGGGATCAAGCTGATCATCCGGCCGATGCGCAAGGCCGGCGACCGGCAACTGGACCTGCAGTTTCGCGACGGCATCATCGTCCAGCTGGGCAACGTCCAGGGGTTGGTGATGCTGCTGGTGATGTTCTCCACCTTCATCCCCGCCGGCACCAGCAACAGCGGTGCGGTGCTGGCCCTGAGCCTGGCACTGATCCTGGTGAACTTCACCGCCCATATCATCTGGGTCTCCATGGGCGCGACCATCCAGCGCCTGCTGGCGGTCCGCCCTGGCCTGCTCAAGGCGCAGAACGTGGTGTTCGGCCTGATGCTGATCGCCGTGGCCGCCTGGATCTTCGTGCGTACCAGCAACCTGTGA
- a CDS encoding quinone oxidoreductase family protein: MTRATAVMFDAPGNPEVLYLHEQALPALSDGQVLVAIQAAGVNFIDTYRRSGALDDGSAYPRGLGTEGAGEVIARAPDVTELKVGDRVAFIDGSSGSYASHAIVPAARVIRLDPEISFETAAAVMFKGITAEYLTHRCVPLMTGDWVLWHAAAGGVGSIATSWLAARGMKVIGLASTPAKRQAALNAGCIAALDNRDTSTLQAIRELTDGRGVDVAFDSIGKDTVEFSLASLRRRGQLVLFGNASGDVTGFNLSRLGALGSLHVTRPTLKHYVAERDELRMAARRVMDALKTEQIKVPRITSHDMADAGQVHQLLHDRQTLGALILRP; the protein is encoded by the coding sequence ATGACCCGCGCCACAGCCGTAATGTTCGATGCGCCTGGCAACCCGGAGGTCCTGTACCTGCACGAGCAGGCTCTCCCTGCTTTGAGCGACGGGCAGGTGCTCGTCGCCATCCAGGCCGCAGGCGTCAATTTCATCGACACCTACCGCCGCTCGGGGGCGCTGGATGATGGTTCAGCCTACCCACGCGGCCTCGGCACCGAGGGCGCCGGCGAAGTCATCGCGCGTGCCCCGGACGTCACCGAACTGAAGGTCGGCGACCGTGTCGCCTTCATCGATGGTTCTTCGGGCAGCTACGCCAGCCACGCCATCGTGCCAGCGGCACGAGTGATCCGCCTGGACCCCGAGATCAGCTTCGAAACGGCGGCGGCCGTCATGTTCAAGGGCATCACCGCCGAATACCTGACCCACCGCTGCGTGCCGCTGATGACCGGTGACTGGGTGCTGTGGCACGCCGCCGCCGGTGGCGTCGGCAGCATCGCCACCAGTTGGCTGGCCGCGCGCGGCATGAAGGTCATCGGCCTGGCCTCGACCCCGGCCAAGCGCCAGGCGGCCCTGAATGCCGGCTGCATCGCCGCGCTGGACAACCGCGACACCAGCACCCTCCAGGCCATTCGCGAGCTGACCGACGGACGCGGCGTCGACGTGGCCTTCGACTCCATCGGCAAGGACACCGTGGAATTTTCCCTCGCCAGCCTGCGCCGTCGCGGCCAATTGGTGCTGTTTGGCAATGCCTCGGGGGACGTGACCGGTTTCAATCTGTCGCGCCTGGGCGCGCTAGGCTCGCTGCATGTCACCCGCCCGACCCTCAAGCACTATGTCGCCGAGCGCGATGAGTTGCGCATGGCCGCTCGCCGGGTGATGGACGCGCTGAAGACCGAGCAGATCAAGGTGCCACGCATCACCTCCCACGACATGGCGGACGCCGGCCAGGTGCACCAGTTGCTCCATGACCGGCAGACCCTGGGAGCACTGATCCTGCGCCCCTGA
- a CDS encoding LysR family transcriptional regulator, with protein sequence MNWDDLKTFISVAKTCNVTDAGAALRVSASTVSRKIVALEEALGSALFLKRTNGYFLTEAGKALLPLALEAEERFKLIERQIAHPNEHAGGCVRIDCPEVMGTHLIIPALEQLHEQYPDIHFDLVNSALSSKLTHSHSDIIIRLHRPENGNFTMRCLGRLTQGLFCSDSYAARHGLPQQAAELRRHQLIGWTEEMTHMPLARWLHELGNGHKPWLRLQNLNAQINAVAAGLGIAALPIYVGMRNGFTRVLPNGPAHGADIWLLRNLASQDLKRVSVVTEHLIGFFAQTDTDLP encoded by the coding sequence ATGAACTGGGATGACCTGAAGACCTTCATATCGGTCGCCAAGACCTGCAACGTCACCGACGCCGGCGCCGCCCTGCGGGTTTCGGCGTCCACGGTGTCACGCAAGATCGTGGCGCTTGAAGAGGCGTTGGGGTCGGCGCTTTTTCTGAAGAGAACCAACGGCTACTTCCTGACCGAGGCCGGCAAGGCGTTGCTACCCTTGGCGCTGGAGGCCGAAGAGCGTTTCAAGTTGATCGAGCGGCAGATCGCCCACCCCAACGAGCATGCGGGTGGCTGCGTGCGCATCGATTGCCCCGAGGTCATGGGCACGCACTTGATCATTCCGGCGCTGGAGCAATTGCACGAGCAATACCCCGATATTCATTTCGACCTGGTCAATTCGGCGCTGTCGTCGAAGCTGACGCACAGTCACAGCGATATCATCATTCGCCTGCATCGCCCGGAAAACGGCAACTTCACCATGCGCTGCCTGGGGCGCCTGACCCAGGGACTGTTCTGTTCCGACAGCTATGCCGCGCGGCATGGCCTGCCGCAGCAGGCGGCGGAGCTACGGCGCCACCAGTTGATCGGCTGGACCGAGGAAATGACCCACATGCCGCTCGCGCGCTGGTTGCACGAACTGGGCAATGGTCACAAGCCCTGGTTGCGCCTGCAGAACCTCAACGCGCAGATCAATGCCGTGGCTGCTGGCTTGGGCATTGCCGCGCTGCCGATCTATGTGGGCATGCGCAACGGCTTTACCCGCGTGCTGCCCAATGGACCTGCGCATGGCGCGGATATCTGGCTGTTGCGCAACCTGGCGAGCCAGGACCTCAAGCGGGTCAGCGTGGTCACCGAACACCTGATCGGCTTCTTCGCTCAGACCGACACCGACCTGCCGTGA